Below is a genomic region from Persicimonas caeni.
CAGCGCGTACAAGCCGAAGGCGAGCACCAAGACCGTCACCCGCCCGGCCATCATCGACACGGCACGAGCACGAACGGCCTGGATGCCCCAAATGAGCAACGCCAGGCCGACGCCGCCGGTCAAGACGAGTTCCTTGAGCAGTTCGTAGTTCGAGAAGCCCGTGGCGAACGCCGGCGGTGTCAGGGCGAGCAACACCAGCACGATCCACGAAGGAATCGCCAGCGAAATCTCGGCCTTGGCTTCCTTTTTTGCACCGTCGCGACTCGATTCACTCATCACATCATCCAGTGTTGTCTAAGATTGACTCGTCGGCCCGGCGCCGGCGAAAGCACCATGCCGAGTAGGTCCGTATAGCATCGACTGCCCCCACAAATGAAGGCATTGGGCCCCGTTCGTCAATCGTCGCGCGCTCGGTGTGGGGCCGACCCGCCGTCTTTTCAGCCTCTGGAGTGTGCTTAAACTGTAGGCACAGCAACAGGATCTCGGCACATCATCTCGATTCGTTCCACATCCGCCATCGACTCGCAGGGAGAGCAGATGACCCAACGCAGCCATCCGGAGGTAGTCGTCATTACAGGTGCCACCGCAGGCGTCGGACGCGCCACCGCAGAGGCGTTTGCGCGCCAAGGCGCCCACATCGGACTGCTGGCCCGGGGCCAAGAGCGACTCGAATCGACCCGACGCCGGATCGAGGAACTGGGAGGAAAGGCCATCGGCATCTCGACCGACGTGGCCGACGCCGAACAGGTCGAGCGCGCGGCGGCGCGCGTCGAGGAGGAGTTCGGCCCCATCGACGTGTGGGTCAACAACGCCATGACCTCGGTGTTCTCGCCGGCCATCGAGATCGAGCCCGAGGAGTACAAGCGCGTCATGGAGGTCAACTTTCTGGGCTTTGTCCACGGCACGCAGAGCGCGCTCGAGCGTATGCTGCCGCGTAACCGCGGGTCGATCGTGCTGGTCGGCTCGGCGCTGGCCAAGCGCGGCATTCCGTTGCAAGCGCCCTACTGCGCCTCGAAACACGCCATTCAGGGCTACTTCGAATCGCTGCGCACCGAGTTGCTCCACGATGACAGCGACATCAAGCTATCCATCGTGCACTTGCCGGCGATCAACACGCCGCAATTCGACTGGGTCAAGAGTCGGCTGGACAACCGCGCTCAGCCCGTGCCGCCCATCTACCAGCCGGAGGTTGCTGCCGACGCCATCGTCTACGCGGCGCATAACGACCGGCGTGAGGTCTACGTCGGAGCGCCGACGGTCAAGACGATCTTCGGCAACAGAATCGCGCCTTGGTATGCCGACCGTTACCTGGCCAAAAACGGCTACGATGGCCAGCAGACCGACGAGCCCGAAGATCCCAACCGCCCCAACAACCTGTGGGAGCCTGCGCCTGGCGACCCCGGCGCCCACGGCCGCTTCGACGACCGCAACCCTCGCGCACGCAGCCCGCAACTGTGGGCGACCCAGCACCGCACCGAGCTGGGCCTGGCGGCCATCGGCATCGGCTTGGCCATCGGTCTAACGGCCGGCCTGCGCTCCTAACTCGAGACGCGCCCACACCGGCAGGTGATCGGAGGCGACGCGCGTCAGCGCGCCGTCCTCCACGCCCGAGTCGACGAGCACCGTCTTGGGCACCGCCCAGATGCGATCGAGCGAAAAGACCGGGCGCGACGACGGGAAGCTCGCCCTTCTGGGCTGAAAGCCGAGGTAAGTGTTGAGCCGGCGAAGGTTTCTGCTCCATCCAAACCACTCGTTGAAATCGCCCATCACCGCCACCGCGCGACCGCGTGGATGACGGTAGAGGTGGCTCAAGAGCCGGCCAATTTGGTCGGCACGCTCGCGCGTGGCCAAACCGAGGTGCGTGGCGACCACGCGCAACGTCACACCGCCCACGTCGATGTCGACATCGAGCGCGCCACGCGGCTCGAACCCTGCGACACTCAAGTCCAGCCGGCGCTCACGACGCACGGGGAAACGCGTCAAGATGGCGTTGCCGTAAAAGCCGCCCTCGCGGGTCATCGTCGGCCCAACGACGGGCTCGAGGCCGGTTTCGGCCGCCAAGACGTGGAGTTGGCCGAGCTCGGTTCGGCTGTCGAGGCTCGTGTCCACCTCTTGGAGAGCGACGATGTCA
It encodes:
- a CDS encoding SDR family oxidoreductase, whose protein sequence is MTQRSHPEVVVITGATAGVGRATAEAFARQGAHIGLLARGQERLESTRRRIEELGGKAIGISTDVADAEQVERAAARVEEEFGPIDVWVNNAMTSVFSPAIEIEPEEYKRVMEVNFLGFVHGTQSALERMLPRNRGSIVLVGSALAKRGIPLQAPYCASKHAIQGYFESLRTELLHDDSDIKLSIVHLPAINTPQFDWVKSRLDNRAQPVPPIYQPEVAADAIVYAAHNDRREVYVGAPTVKTIFGNRIAPWYADRYLAKNGYDGQQTDEPEDPNRPNNLWEPAPGDPGAHGRFDDRNPRARSPQLWATQHRTELGLAAIGIGLAIGLTAGLRS
- a CDS encoding endonuclease/exonuclease/phosphatase family protein, whose protein sequence is MSDSDAPTEPVDPTEPDNPTEPDNPREKDDAHDVRLVSYNVHSCIGTDGERDPGRVAQVLNALEPDIVALQEVDTSLDSRTELGQLHVLAAETGLEPVVGPTMTREGGFYGNAILTRFPVRRERRLDLSVAGFEPRGALDVDIDVGGVTLRVVATHLGLATRERADQIGRLLSHLYRHPRGRAVAVMGDFNEWFGWSRNLRRLNTYLGFQPRRASFPSSRPVFSLDRIWAVPKTVLVDSGVEDGALTRVASDHLPVWARLELGAQAGR